The following proteins come from a genomic window of Cronobacter muytjensii ATCC 51329:
- a CDS encoding BPSL0067 family protein yields MAYIASTPSAYVGKSVGSGQCVAFTQKAANMPRTVAWKRGALVKGNTEIAPGTAIATFDADGRYGNHTDGRSHAAIYLGQDASGIQVLDQWMTHKTLPTGERVATPHTVSKRTIRFHKAPRAENNGDNYYVVE; encoded by the coding sequence ATGGCATATATCGCAAGTACGCCGTCAGCGTACGTCGGTAAGTCTGTAGGTAGTGGTCAGTGTGTGGCATTCACGCAAAAAGCGGCGAATATGCCGCGTACCGTTGCATGGAAACGGGGCGCGTTAGTAAAAGGCAATACGGAGATCGCGCCCGGTACGGCGATTGCGACCTTTGATGCGGATGGTCGCTATGGCAACCATACTGATGGACGTTCCCACGCGGCGATTTATCTCGGCCAGGATGCCTCCGGAATACAGGTGCTGGACCAGTGGATGACGCACAAAACATTGCCTACGGGTGAACGTGTCGCGACACCGCACACGGTCAGCAAACGCACCATCCGTTTTCACAAAGCGCCCCGCGCGGAAAACAACGGAGATAACTACTATGTTGTGGAGTAA
- a CDS encoding STY0301 family protein has translation MLWSKTLLLSAGLFLSVSGVQATSTMCPPYPTAQDKTHALNDASLFVGPPKELVDLMPDNDRETVWTLPDYQDEAREHKTSLYFICRYKNTKQTVELIVPPTAKKCSVAYDKHSKVIAACE, from the coding sequence ATGTTGTGGAGTAAGACGCTGTTGCTGAGCGCAGGGCTGTTTTTATCCGTGAGTGGCGTTCAGGCAACGTCAACGATGTGTCCGCCATACCCGACGGCGCAGGATAAAACCCATGCCTTAAATGATGCCAGCCTGTTCGTCGGGCCGCCGAAAGAGTTAGTGGATCTGATGCCGGACAACGACCGGGAGACGGTATGGACATTGCCTGATTATCAGGATGAGGCCAGGGAGCATAAAACCTCGCTCTATTTTATATGCCGCTATAAGAACACGAAGCAGACCGTTGAACTGATTGTTCCGCCAACCGCCAAAAAATGCTCTGTGGCTTATGACAAGCACAGCAAGGTGATTGCGGCCTGCGAATAA
- a CDS encoding GNAT family N-acetyltransferase has product MKELNSFGQYVGQPVADWKPRELPHKKIFAGHFCHLEPASVRHALALFHAWHSIDDTRDWTYLTDDRPPTLKACEDYLRRQESATDAWYFTVLENISGQPTGTLCLMNVDKTHGVIEIGNVIWSPSMKRTNYGTEAIYLLLTHLFDELKYRRCEWKTDELNTPSIQAAQRLGFIYEGTFRECQVRKGRNSNVNWYSIVEAEWPHHAKALRAWLRPENFNDRGRQIKHLEEFKDK; this is encoded by the coding sequence ATGAAAGAGCTGAACAGTTTCGGTCAGTATGTCGGCCAGCCTGTCGCGGACTGGAAACCGCGCGAACTGCCGCACAAGAAAATCTTCGCCGGGCATTTCTGCCATCTTGAGCCTGCCAGCGTGCGGCACGCGCTGGCGCTGTTTCACGCCTGGCACAGCATTGACGATACGCGCGACTGGACGTACCTGACGGACGATCGCCCGCCGACGCTAAAAGCGTGCGAAGACTATTTACGCCGTCAGGAATCCGCGACCGATGCCTGGTATTTCACGGTGCTGGAGAATATCAGCGGCCAGCCAACCGGCACGCTGTGTCTGATGAATGTGGATAAAACGCATGGCGTCATTGAGATCGGTAATGTTATCTGGTCTCCGTCCATGAAAAGAACCAATTACGGCACCGAGGCCATTTATTTATTACTGACGCATCTTTTCGATGAATTAAAATACCGGCGCTGCGAATGGAAAACCGACGAATTAAATACGCCCTCGATTCAGGCGGCACAGCGTCTCGGTTTTATTTATGAAGGCACGTTCCGGGAATGTCAGGTGCGTAAAGGGCGCAACAGTAATGTGAACTGGTATTCGATTGTCGAAGCCGAATGGCCGCATCACGCCAAAGCGCTGCGCGCCTGGCTGCGCCCGGAAAACTTCAATGACCGCGGGCGGCAAATTAAACATCTGGAGGAGTTTAAGGATAAATAA